GGAGCACCACAATCTTCCGGACCTAAATTTTAGTAGGGCCTGTGTACTAACGCCCCTACAACAAAGGACGTGTGATTTCTCCCCTCGATACCAGGGTCACAGGAAAATGTGCGCTGCGTCATCAATAGTATCACTGGGTGTGGCTAAGAGCGCGGTGATATGTACTTGTatataaaggtggaggtggtgagtcTGGCAGCAGACACCATCAGTCCAGCAGCTACAGCAATCATGAAGATCTGGGTAAGTGCTGACATCGTCACTTTCTACCCGACCTGAAAAACTCGTGTTGGTACCAATGGCATAATGGTTAGAACACCGGATGAGTTTCATTCCGTGACAGGACGAGTTTGACAAGTAGTCTTCCTATACCCGTTTCTCTGTTAGCAACCTTTCCTTGGGTACTGGGCATATAAAATCCAGTGTTGTGCCGTGCATCTAGAAAGATTACTTTTCCTACATGTATGTCACCGCAGCCTTGTGTGTTGCGGTACATACTGGCTGCATTGCCTATATAGAAAGAGAGGACATCCATCTAAAGAGAGAATTTATTACATGTTTGTTAGCAACAGTGTTTTTCCGTGTGAATGCATTAACTCCActctttatttatacttttccaaaaacggtgtgtgtgtgtgtgtgtgtgtgtgtgtgtgtgtgtgtgtatatatatatatgtatagagagagagagagagagagagagagagagagagagagagagagagagagagagagagagagagagagagagagagagagagagagagagagagagagagagagagagagagagagagagagagagaatctttcaaACTCTAAGGTTTCCATGTTTACCGTATCATTTTGACTTGTCGTCCCTAGGTCGTCGTCCTGTTGGCCGCCGTCGCGGCGGCAGAACCTGAGCCTGAGGCGGAAGCCGAACCTGGTTACGGTTACGGCACTCACGGCCACACCACCCACAGGGTTAGTTACGGCCACCCCACCTACAGCTACAGCCACGGCTACCCCTCCGTCAGCTACGGCCATGCCGGCTATGGCTACGGCCACGGCTATGGATCCTACGGCCATGTGCACCACCTCTACAAGCGCGAGGCTGAAGCTGAGCCCGGCTATGGCCTTGGCCACAGATCCAGCTACAGCGTTAGTTACGGCCACCCCACCTACGGCGTCAGCTACCCCTCATACGGCTATGGTCACAGCTATGGATACGGCTTCCCATCCTACAGCCACAGTTCATATGGGTATCGTCACGGCATCCACAAACGCGAGGCTGACCCTGGATACATTAACAACTACCGTTACAGCTACGGCCTGCCCAGCTATGGCTACCGCACCTACGGCTACAGAACTTACGGCCATCCCAGCTACGGCTACTACCATTAAGACGACGAACCATTAAGTCAATGCCAACTGCTGGTGTTCTGCagcactcttttctttctatactTTGGTATTATCTTTTCTTGGTGAGTCTTGCACGGATCTCGGCAGCAAACTGTAGCTCCAGTGGCCGTGCCTGGCTCCCCTTACATTGTACTACTGGAAATTTCatattcattcttatttttctataaaTAAACTGCAATTCATCAGAAGTAATTTCATTTCTTCGTATGATTCGTGAatgtgaaaacaatgaaaagtaaTTATATTGTGCGGTATGTTCTTTATGTTTAGCTTGCCACTGTTGTGCAAACTTTCATCTGCATGGGACTAAGTGAACATAAAGATTTTGTTGTGAGTTTTATTGTTGAAATTTTGACACAAGTGATGAAGCACACATATAATTTTTCGCTCTATATCATTAACAAGGGGCAGTGTTAGGTTATACTATACTTAATGGCATAAAGGTTTAAGGTGCGTCCACACTATAGTATGCGTCATGCTGGCAGTGAGAGTTTTCTCATTTATGGAGCAAGTGAGGCGGCATGCCGTGTGTCATACGGATcccagagcgtttctgaatacagggcTACAAGAATTCACAGGCATTCTGATGTAGTTCTTAAAATCATCGCGGTGTTCTCTATCAAGTACAAAGAAAATTTGTGTAAAACTTCCCCTTACATCCCTCCTGGAAATCTATTTCTTGCAtaaaacttttcttccttttttcaacTTTGTGCAAGCTGCCCCCACAATGCACCACAAAAGTGCCTCTTGAGCAATGTTGGCGGTGGCAGCATCCATACATACAACAGCTTCTGCATTTCAGAAGCTACTGGCTATCGCGCTGGGCAGCCTCCCCTATAGTGTGGGCATTTGTACCCCCCGACCCCCTCCTAACCCCACGTCATTTAGCCCTGCATGAGCCATGGTGTGGACGCGCCTTTAGAGATCCAATATTGTAAGCTCGCAGCTCCTCGACCAAAgctccttgccttttttttttatgcaagagtcactggccaagggcaacaaaattatgagaaaaaaaaaaaaagggcccaccTGATTGCCAGTTCTCAAAAGACTCACAAATACAAAAGTCAGATGACGGaggataagtgtcatgaaaTCTCCCTGTTgtaagagttcaagtcataagaaggaggaaataaagaagcaggcagggagttccagagtttacaaaccctgaatcatccaaggcagACTTCATAGCAAAGCTTTGAGCAAACACTTCagcttttagaaatagataattataatagcagtgatgccatcaggttgaaatatgCTCATCATACAGAGACAGGCCTCTGAcacagaaacagtagtcattccaacgaaaatcaaaataatacctcttcaggtcccccaaTTAGTAAAGGCAAAACGCTAGTGGCACATCCTCTTTTGGGGATCTTCAGGAGAAAttggagagataggacaagatacaggtatgaggtgatcggaggagcccattGGAAAGGATAGAGTGACATCATAAGCAGAATGAGTAGAGattaagaaaaggtcaagaatgttgggcgtatctccacgACGATCGGGAATACAAGTGAGATGTGCAATGCACCAGTTGTTCTAGGTCGTTGAGCAtagaaaagttaattaaaggctagttcaccaggatggtcagtgagggAGGATAAATTTCTAAGCCGCAATATATTAAGTACATAAAAGCAAccgtcagattttttttctttttttcagcttaaaATAATATTTGTAGAGGTATTATTTATGATATTATTTATGATGTCTAAATCGCTGTTGGCTGTGAACCATAGGAATTTAAAGAGTTCACTCCAATGAGCTGAACTTTCATGCAACTAAGAAAAGGCACAGAGCTGTGGTGGAGGAACTGCGCCTTTACAACACTGGACCTCTAAACCAGCATTCCGTTAGGTATTGTACAACATAACATTGTCCATTGTTGATGCTATGAAGTCAAATATGGTAAACTGTAAGCGCTGGTATAATGTGCTTCATCACTCATGTCAGAATTTCGACAATAAAGCCCACAACAAAAACATAATAGACTGTGACACTCTTATGTTCCTCATCTTCACTTACTTCCATGTGGATAAAAGTTTGCATAACAGTGGCAAGCTAAACGTAAAGGACACATCACACaatatcattacttttcattattttttttaacattcacgAAGCATTTGAAGAAATTAAATTACTTCTGATAACTTGCAATTTAtttatagaaaaataagaatgaatatGAGATTCTCATTTTACAACATAAGGGGAGCCAGGCACGGCCACGCAGCTAAAGTTTGTTGCCGAGATCCGTGCAAGGCTcaccaaaaaaaagataataccaaagtacagaaaaaataaaaaagagttcTGCAGAACACCAGCAGTTTGCAACTGTCGTGTTGGTCCAGTTCTTCGTCTTAATGGTAGTAACCGTGGGTGGAATGACCGTATGTTCTGTGGCCGTAGGTGCGGTAGCCGTAGCTGGGCAGGCCGTAGCTGTAAGGGTAGTTGTTAATGTATCCAGGCTCAGGGTCAGCCTCGCGTTTGTGAATACCATGACGATACCCATATGAAGCGTGGCCGTAGGACGGGAAGCCATATCCATAGCTGTGACCATAGCCGTATGAGGGGTAGCTGACGCTGTAGGTGGGGTGGCCGTAACTAACGCTGTAGCTGGTTCTGTGGCCAAGGCCATAGCCGGGCTCAGCTTCAGCCTCACGCTTGTAGAGGCGGTGCACGTGGCCGTATGAACCATACCCGTGGCCGTAGCCATAGCCGGCATGGCCGTAGCTGACGGAGGGGTAGCCGTGCCTGTATCCGTAGGTGGGATGGCCGTAGCTAACGCTGTAGGTGGTGTGGCCGTGAGTGCCGTAACCGTAACCAGGTTCAGCTTCCGCCTCTGGCTCAGGTTCTGCCGCCACGACGGCGGCCAACAGAACGACGACCTATGGGCGACAAGAGGAAACCTTGGTGTTAACCTGGCCGGAACAGAGGAGCCGTTGTTTGAAAAGCtcaaacatgtttttttttttttttttttttagaaaattaaagaaagatgcCATTATCGATATTTGAAAATCATCTCTCTCtacatatgtctgtctgtcagtcaaactatgtatatttatatatctataatTGAACCCGTCCATTTTTTATAAATCTACTACTTAGCCTATCTGATACTCCATATATTGTTTATGTGTATTAAACTATTTCTATACATGTAgctatgtacgtatgtatatacCCTGTATGTACATATGTTCATGTATGTAAgcgtatgtgtatgtatacgtgtatatgtatgtatatacgcaagtatatatatgaatgtacGTATTTATGTACTTGTGTACGTACATAAGCATCTCCCATGAAATCATACTTTGAAACTTGGAATCACCATGAGGAGAATGTCTAatgcagtggttctcaacctggGGTCATGGCAAAAATTTAGGGGGAGGCCATGGCCAGCTGTTACAAATTATACATTTCTAAATAATAACTTTTTCCCAGCCAAATTCAAGTTTGTTTGTGTCCGCTAGTCTTTTGTTCTAGTGATGTAAGTTAAGCATATCACAGAAATCTGTCAAATACAAGATAATAATAACTGTCAACTTTGTAATGAAGCAAAGGTGTTCTCAtcaacattcttttttttttttaaccctttttgTCGGAGTGAGATTTGGGGGAAAAATGAAGGGGAGCCACATGAATGTTGAGAATTCATGAAGgcgggaatggagagaaaaaggttgagaaccactggtctAATGAACTGAGATTGGTGGGCGGAGACACGTACCCAAACCTTCATGACTGCTGTCGGTGATGGACTGCTGGTGTCTGTTACTCAATTCGCTATCCTCTCTTATATATCGCCACCGTCAACCGAACCTGACCACACCCAGTTGTCACCTTGTTGCTGGAAGCCCAACGTAAACTTTCTTGTGACCCTGACAACAATGTAAAGTCTCCCATCACTCGTCTGAATACACAACTGCAATCCTCGGCGGTATCAGAATGAAGAAGCCAGTCTTCCTACCGTAAACGTTCAACACGTCATTCCATAAGGACTGTCATCCGTGTGTCCTAACTGGCTGTCAAATACCACAGTTAACTACTTCATCAGGGAGACTGGCCATACCCTTGCAaccgatattttttttaatttccgtCTGATCAGTAATTCAAACCGTGGAAAACGTAACCAAGGCACTCTGCCGTTTGTACCATAGTTCTTCAAAATATCTATGGAAAGGCTTGACATAAGTGAACAAGTCGACATATACGAGTGTAAAAGCAGCCACCACGAAATAAAGGGGTCAAAGATGAGCGTTGAACGGTGGTGTATGCTTTCCGCAATACTGACCACACTCTGGAAACATTTCACAAAGGTGCTGTCTTGAACAGTCAGACAGACGTGATAGTCTTCACGGAACAAGAGTATTATTATATTcactacataaataaaatccaTAGTTGGTTTCAAAAAATATCCCAAATAaaacattattttgttttattagatTAAATATTTCTAAAGTTATTATATAAGAAATTGACCAATTGCTCatgctgcttttttttataaaaggcaacattattttatgtatgtttacattttttggaaatatttttttttttttcaaaataacCTTTTAGTTCCTGCACACGAAAGACGCAATAAATCCTCCGCGGTAGACACGTCTTTCATGCTGCGTTCAAAAAAATTATTGATTTTCTGAAAGTTAATGATTAAACATTGACGGAAAAGATGTTAGTGTGAAGGTGCCGTTAGCCATATTTCCTCCAGCGTACATTATGTATCAAACGCGGTGCTCAACGCATCTGATGTCACCCACAGGaactagtgtttttttttttttcacgctaatGTTTTGTTTCAGTGAATCCACACAataatttctttcatctccACTTGATCGGATGTAATGAAACTATGCAAAAACAGagtaagctgcaagaagtcttTGGGCCTACCCGTGGTATGTGTGTACGGTCTGGATTTGTgctagagatagatagagagagagagagagagagagagagagagagagagagagagagagagagagagagagagagagagagagagagagagaaatcatggAGACATTGTAAAGGCAGGTGAAAAGCTTGAATAAAGAAAGGCGAGACTCTAAGGATTTGTATTACATTGTGAAGAAGTAAGACACTCGAGACGGAGCCCAGCAGTCACCTTTGTTCTCTGTTGTTTCTCCCTTACACAATACAAAGGCCAGATGGTGGCTGATTTGAACCTAGACAACTGGTGATCATTCCCTTCTGAAGAGAAGTATTCTGCAAGCTGGAAGATATCTCGAGCAATCAAAATGGACTTTGGAACTGTTTTCGCTCTTGAACAAAGGATATGCCCTCTTGTAAGAATatctgagaaaagaaaatactaacGAGTACAGTGTCATCAAAGGTGTTGACATCAATAAatattcacgtgtgtgtgtgtgtgtgtgtgtgtgtgtgtgtgtctatatatatatatatatatatatatatatatatatatatatatatatatatatatatatatatatatatatatatatatacacacacacacacacacacacacacacacacatttaacacacacggacacacatattaataatataacattcaacaacaaacaattttcttctgcctattttttttttttttttataccattgTCGCATAATACAAGTGCTCCGGTTTCAGACGCAACCCGGCACAGCATCCGACCTGACACCCGGACCTGACGCTCGGATCTGACCTGGCCACGTAGGCAGTAGCTCAGTTTTGTCCGGCCGTGACTCGGGGCTGCACGCGTGGCTGAGCACTACGTTGCTATAGAGCAATAGTATTTATTTAATACactcatgttttatttttaccccAGTGGACACTACAACTAATAAACTAGAGCcaaatagtagcagcagtgggaTGAAGAGTTAGCTTAGCGTCACGGCGTtcagtgcctctctctctctcctacctgcTTACATAACCCTGTCCTTCACTGCCTATGGGCCCCGTTCTCGCTAGCCGCCCACATGTCGTCCACTACAGCCAACCGCACTGGCTTTCTCTTGTGTCTTGGGTATCTCTTGGTTCCTGCTACCTGTTGCAGGTGTTTCCTGCTCGATGTTTATACCTGCCACAAGATCTCACATTCGTGGCTCACTACGTCTACGTCCTGACCATGCTGGGCTTCCTGCTCGTGGTTTATACCTGTCACGTGGGCCTACACTCGTCATCCACCACGTATATTTTTACCgtgccttctgctgctgcttcgtGCCTCAGGCTGGGCTTGttctcctgcctgcctgcgttTTATCAGCCTGTGCTGTCTGTGCTGTGtgtttcatacacacacacacacacacacacacacacacacacacacacacacactgctgtgtgtgtgtgcacagactcaggtcgctggggacgccgacagatgagttaaggggggtgtacctctccttcatcctccccaaactcatgtacgcctccccagcgtggtcctcctccctgacacacactcaacagctacagctagagagtgtgcagaaaagggcgtgcagggtcatccttggctctgcctacaccacctatgaagaagccctgaccaccctgagtctgtccagactatccaccaggcaccgagaggctctggagaagtttggaaggggactactgcatcatccacgtctcagaaacatgctgccgcctgacgcacctcgccctgtccgtgccaccagacaccacaacaagataacgtctctaaaggcgccgcgcacggaccggtacagactcagtgcgattcccaccatggtgcgagccatcaatcaatagtcccttctagattagacttacctttaggattaatgttaagaaTTTCCctaccccctatgtacattttcagtttgttaactgcctaaataataaaccgtttattattattattattattattattattattattattattactattattattattattattacacacaatatatatatatatatatatatatatatatatatatatatatatatatatatatatatatatatatatatatatatatatatattaacaagagagagagagagagagagagagagagagagagagagagaaggggggcggGGAAAGAGGTGTATGGGAGGGTTGTGGAGAGGGGGATGACGGGGAGACACTGATCACGGGAAGGGCCAAGGCACGGTCTAGGACTCTTAGGTGGAGAAAGTCTGGTGGGTGGAGCCTCAAGGTTTATTTTTTGAGGGGGTTGAACCAATCACAGCAAAACAAAAAACCTTCACCTGGTGAGGAGATGACAGCTGTGGCTACTGAGTAATTGTACAGCCAAGGAGTGGCAAGGAGTTTACTGCTAGTGACTGAACAAGGCACGCGGGAGGACGCCATAAGTTATCTCGCCAAAACAAAACTGGGACGAGAAGCGTCTTacgtaaataatgataaatgataatacATGTAgtataatcataataataaaaaaagaaaatgaactgatatatatctcgtgtgtgtgtgtgtgtgtgtatatatatatatatatatatatatatatatatatatatatatatatatatatatatatatatatatatatatatatatatatatatatatatactttgacAACATACCGTGACAAGGAGTTACATGTAATGATGTTTCtcaaaaagtaacaaaatattTGTGACATATTTTTAAAAaggcataataataatatgataataataacagtacatACTAATACAGTTCACAGCCAGTTCAACTGTATCCTTCCTATGTTCATATAGCCTTTCGTCATGACAAATgaggattttattttttccctttttgctTTCTTACTGTCTTCCTTTGttacatttccttctttgaCTACTCAATTATTTTTTACTGAACGTCGCGGACGGCTTA
This window of the Scylla paramamosain isolate STU-SP2022 chromosome 1, ASM3559412v1, whole genome shotgun sequence genome carries:
- the LOC135104778 gene encoding prisilkin-39-like encodes the protein MKVWVVVLLAAVVAAEPEPEAEAEPGYGYGTHGHTTYSVSYGHPTYGYRHGYPSVSYGHAGYGYGHGYGSYGHVHRLYKREAEAEPGYGLGHRTSYSVSYGHPTYSVSYPSYGYGHSYGYGFPSYGHASYGYRHGIHKREADPEPGYINNYPYSYGLPSYGYRTYGHRTYGHSTHGYYH
- the LOC135104770 gene encoding shematrin-like protein 1 → MYLYIKVEVVSLAADTISPAATAIMKIWVVVLLAAVAAAEPEPEAEAEPGYGYGTHGHTTHRVSYGHPTYSYSHGYPSVSYGHAGYGYGHGYGSYGHVHHLYKREAEAEPGYGLGHRSSYSVSYGHPTYGVSYPSYGYGHSYGYGFPSYSHSSYGYRHGIHKREADPGYINNYRYSYGLPSYGYRTYGYRTYGHPSYGYYH